A single region of the Paludibacter jiangxiensis genome encodes:
- a CDS encoding DUF4295 domain-containing protein, with protein sequence MAKKAVASLQTGEGRAYAKVIKMVKSPKTGAYVFKEEIVHNDEVKGFFAK encoded by the coding sequence ATGGCAAAGAAAGCGGTTGCATCATTGCAAACAGGTGAAGGTCGTGCCTATGCTAAGGTGATTAAAATGGTTAAATCTCCTAAGACCGGTGCATATGTCTTCAAAGAAGAAATCGTTCACAACGATGAAGTAAAAGGATTTTTCGCTAAATAA
- a CDS encoding D-alanine--D-alanine ligase, producing MSVKKTIAIVAGGEQSEVVVSIKSAKGIFSFLEDSGYNRYIAVIEKDNWHVLLEDDSTLPIDKNDFSFVLNGQKITFDCAYITIHGIPGEDGRLQGYFEMIGMPYTSCNVLASAITYNKYVCNTYLKSFGVNVAPSIRLRKDDVITADQVVEKVGLPCFVKPNLGGSSFGVTKVKAAEEVEPAIAKAFAEAQEVIIESFMQGTEITNGIFSTSKRQVVLPITEVVPANEFFDFAAKYKGESQEITPARLSAKLTSKVQKTTSFIYNTLGCNGIVRIDYIITKGDRINLLEVNTTPGMTPTSFIPQQIPHAGLVIGEVISEIIEDAIARKKA from the coding sequence ATGTCAGTTAAAAAAACTATTGCAATCGTTGCAGGTGGAGAACAATCGGAAGTTGTCGTCTCCATTAAAAGCGCCAAAGGCATTTTTTCTTTCTTAGAAGATTCAGGTTACAACCGCTACATCGCAGTAATTGAAAAGGATAACTGGCATGTTTTGCTCGAAGACGATTCTACCTTACCCATTGACAAAAACGACTTCAGCTTTGTATTGAACGGGCAAAAAATTACTTTCGACTGCGCCTACATTACCATTCACGGTATTCCGGGCGAAGATGGCCGCTTGCAGGGTTATTTTGAAATGATCGGCATGCCTTATACTTCCTGCAACGTTCTGGCTTCTGCCATTACCTACAACAAATACGTTTGTAATACCTACCTGAAAAGTTTCGGAGTAAATGTGGCACCATCTATCCGTCTGAGAAAAGATGATGTAATTACAGCTGATCAGGTAGTTGAAAAAGTGGGGTTACCCTGTTTCGTGAAACCTAATCTTGGTGGCTCCAGCTTCGGCGTTACCAAAGTAAAAGCTGCCGAAGAGGTAGAACCGGCCATTGCAAAAGCTTTTGCGGAAGCGCAGGAGGTTATCATCGAAAGCTTTATGCAAGGAACGGAAATCACCAACGGAATTTTTTCTACCTCGAAACGTCAGGTGGTTCTTCCTATCACCGAAGTGGTTCCGGCCAACGAATTTTTCGATTTTGCCGCTAAATACAAAGGCGAATCGCAGGAAATTACACCTGCACGTCTTTCTGCTAAACTTACCTCTAAAGTACAGAAAACTACGTCATTTATTTATAACACATTGGGTTGTAATGGTATTGTACGTATCGATTACATTATCACCAAGGGCGATAGAATTAATTTGCTGGAAGTAAACACCACTCCGGGTATGACGCC